The genomic region AAACGGTCCGGGACGTGGGGCGTGTCGATGACGGCATCGCCGTCATCGTCGAAGACGCGGGTGAGGTCATCACCGAGGTCTTGGTGGTCGTGACCGAGTCCGGCGTCACCGTGGCGACCGTTGAGATCGACGAGCCGAACCTCGAAGACGTGTTCCTGCACCTTACCGGCAAGGCTCTGCGGGACTGATGCGTCCTGCATTGCTCATCGCGGGCAAGGACCTTCGCAGGCGCCTGCGCGACCGCTCCGCCTACATCGTCGGGATCATCGCTCCCCTGGGGCTGGCGGCCATCTTCAGCTTCGTGTTCAACCCGATCGCATCGACACATTTCACTGCGACCTTTGGTGTCGTGGATCAGGACGGGGGGGAGATCGCCGTCGCATTCACCGACCAGGTGCTTGCCGGTTTCGCCGCCGGGCAGGAGGGAATCAGGATCGTGCGGGTCGGGTCCGTCGACGAAGCACGCCGGCGGGTGGAAGTTGGAGGCGATTCCCTCTCCAATGCCGGGGATGGTATCAGCGCCGCCTTCGTGATTCCTGCCGGATTCTCTGCCGCTGTGCAGCATGGCGAGGCCGCAACGCTCGAAGTCATCGGCAGTCGGACCTCATGGACCAGCGCGTCGATCGCGGAGGCACTCGCGACCCGCTTCGCGGACGAGGTGACTGCCGTCAACCTCGAGATTCGGACATACCAGGCGTTCGGTGGTTCGATCGGCCCGGGCACGGTGGCCGAGGCGATGGGGTTTCCCGCGCCGGTCACGGTCGGCAGCGTGCCGGCCGCAACCCGCCGACTCGACGGTGCGACTTCGATGACCGTGGGCATGGCGGTGTTGTTCTTGTTCTACGTCACACAGCTTGGCGTCTTGGGGTTGTTGGAGGAGCGTCACGACGGAACGCTCGACCGCCTGCTGGTCGCCCCGATCGGGAGAGGCTCGATTCTCGGTGGTAAGGCGCTCGTGGCGTACGTTCTCGGGGTGGTGAGCATGACCGTCCTCGTGGTCGCCTCCACGTATCTGCTCGGAGCGCACTGGGGGAACCCCATCGGGGTGGCGATCCTCGTTCTCACCGTGACGTTCTCGGCGGTCGGGATCATGGCCGTCGTGTCGGGCATCGCCAAGACCGACGAGCAGGCCCACGCCTACACGGCAATCGTCGCCATCGCTTTGGCCATTCTCGGCGGGTCCTTCTTTCCGGTGGCCCAGGTCGGCGGTTTCTTGGCCGTTGTGAGCCGGCTTACGCCGCACGCATGGTTCTTGCAGGGGCTGGGTGACCTGGCCGCAGGTCACATCTCCGACGTGCTGCCGGCTGCAGGTGTCCTGATCGCGTTCGGTGTGACGTCGGGCGCACTCGCATGGGTGCTGTTACGCAAGGTCGTGAATCGATGAAAGTGTGGACGATCGCCGGAACGAACGTGCTCCGCATGGTGCGGGATCGCCGCTCATTCTTCTTCATCTTCGTTCTGCCGCTTCTGCTCACCTTGGTACTCGGGGCCGTGTTCGGCGGCAGCTTCCTGCCTCGCCTCGGTGTCGTCGGCGGTGATGACGGTCCGCTCGCCCGGTCGCTGATGGCCGATCTGCAGAACCAGTCCACCATCCGGGTTCTGCCCTATGCGGATCTCCATGCGCTCCTTCTGGCTGTGGAGCGGGGAGAAGTGGAAGCCGGCCTGGAAATACCGAAGGGCTACGACGAGCAGGCCAGAACCGGCGTCGAGCTGGGTTTC from bacterium BMS3Abin02 harbors:
- the ybhR_2 gene encoding inner membrane transport permease YbhR, with amino-acid sequence MRPALLIAGKDLRRRLRDRSAYIVGIIAPLGLAAIFSFVFNPIASTHFTATFGVVDQDGGEIAVAFTDQVLAGFAAGQEGIRIVRVGSVDEARRRVEVGGDSLSNAGDGISAAFVIPAGFSAAVQHGEAATLEVIGSRTSWTSASIAEALATRFADEVTAVNLEIRTYQAFGGSIGPGTVAEAMGFPAPVTVGSVPAATRRLDGATSMTVGMAVLFLFYVTQLGVLGLLEERHDGTLDRLLVAPIGRGSILGGKALVAYVLGVVSMTVLVVASTYLLGAHWGNPIGVAILVLTVTFSAVGIMAVVSGIAKTDEQAHAYTAIVAIALAILGGSFFPVAQVGGFLAVVSRLTPHAWFLQGLGDLAAGHISDVLPAAGVLIAFGVTSGALAWVLLRKVVNR